In one window of Nicotiana tabacum cultivar K326 chromosome 12, ASM71507v2, whole genome shotgun sequence DNA:
- the LOC107821294 gene encoding putative calcium-binding protein CML25, whose protein sequence is MGITARFSRKNKITPNNEDPSPAVLPPINCPATRKELNEKELKEVFEKFDMNGDDKISASELNSALSSVGNGVTTEELEKLFSKVDSDEDRLINFAAFLYCYRVLEDIMDSFSVFDVDKNGFITADEVQNLFMTTLGEEHSIEECRKLIGAGDSDGDGMISYEEFRVMMVNSRLRDGNAGRGRSNP, encoded by the coding sequence CGCAAGAACAAGATCACGCCCAACAACGAAGACCCATCGCCGGCGGTCTTGCCACCGATAAACTGTCCAGCCACGAGGAAAGAGCTAAACGAGAAAGAGCTAAAAGAAGTGTTCGAGAAGTTCGATATGAATGGCGATGACAAAATTTCAGCGTCGGAACTCAATTCCGCCCTGTCCAGTGTAGGAAACGGTGTTACGACAGAAGAATTGGAGAAATTGTTCAGCAAAGTTGATTCCGACGAAGATAGGCTCATCAATTTTGCAGCATTCCTCTATTGCTATAGAGTTTTGGAGGATATTATGGATTCTTTCTCTGTGTTTGATGTGGACAAGAATGGATTCATCACTGCTGATGAGGTTCAGAACCTGTTTATGACGACTCTGGGGGAAGAACATTCGATTGAAGAGTGCCGGAAACTGATCGGCGCCGGTGATAGTGACGGCGATGGTATGATCAGTTACGAGGAATTTAGGGTTATGATGGTTAATTCCAGATTGAGGGATGGAAATGCGGGTCGGGGCAGGTCAAACCCTTAA